Below is a window of Tolypothrix bouteillei VB521301 DNA.
TTGCAACGCAACGGTCTTCAGATGGGACATTGGTTTGATGGTGATGGAGCCATTCTTGCCGTACATTTTACAGATTCAGGGGCGACTGGGCTATATCGCTACGTACAAACGGTTGGTTATCAAGAAGAAGAAGCAAAAGATCGTTTGCTTTATGGCAATTATGGCATGACTGCACCCGGACCGATATGGAATCAATGGTTGAAACCGATTAAGAACGCTGCTAATACTAGTGTACTGGCATTGCCCGATAAACTTTTGGCATTGTGGGAAGGTGGTAAACCTCACGGTCTTGATTTGCAAACTTTGGCAACTCTCGGTGAAGATGATTTAGGTGCGTTAACGGTGGGAATGCCTTATTCTGCTCACTACAAGCGCGATCCGCAGACAGGGGAAATTTTTAACTTTGGCGTCACTCCAGGATTAAATGCAATCTTAAATATTTATAGAAGCGATAAGTCGGGTAAAATTGTCCAAAAAGCATCGCACGCCCTAGATGGAGTTCCATTGGTGCATGATTTTGTTTTTGCAGGGCAATATCTTGTCTTTTGTATTCCCCCCGTGCGGCTTAACCTTTTGCCGACCGCTATAGGCTTGAGTGATTTTGGTCATGCTTTGCAGTGGCAATCAAACAAGGGAACCCAAATTTTAGTCGTTGACCGTCACACATTGCAAGTGGTGAGTCGCGGTGAAGCAGAACCGTGGTATCAGTGGCATTTTGCTAACGGCTATGTAGATGCTGGTGGAGCGGTTATTGTAGATATAGTCAGGTATCCCGATTTTCAGACTAACCAGTATTTAAGAGAAGTCGCAACGGGAGAGACTCATACTTTAGCAGTCAGTACATTGTGGAGAATGTGCCTCGATCCTTTGACGGGTAAAGTCAAAGCAATGGCAGAAATTATGGATCGTCATTGTGAGTTCCCTGTGGTACCGCCACAACACCAGGGACAAGCTAGCAGTCAAACTTATCTCACCGTACAGCGTACTGGAGTCGATTCTCGAAAAGAAATCTTTGGTGCGATCGCCCGTTTTGACCACAAAACTGATACTTTAACGGTTGCTGATAGTGGTGAAAATCGCTATTGTTCCGAAGCCATTTACGCTCCAGATTCCCAAAATCCCGACAAAGGTTGGGTCATCACAGTTGTGTATGATGGGAATTGCGATAAGCTGGGTACAGCTTGCGCCAAAGGCGATCGCAGTGAAGTTTGGATTTATGACGCAGATGGTTTAGACAAAGAACCTGCGTGCAAATTGGAATTACCAAGCGTTATTCCCCACAGTTTCCACGGTACGTGGAAACCTGCATAGCTAGCTCCATGAAGGTAGTAGAGAAAACCGCCTTTAAAAGGCGGTTTCAGCGTGCAAACCATAGAATTTTCTCTATTCTCTCTGAAATTTTTAATTATGACTTCAAACTTTTGACATAATTAAGGG
It encodes the following:
- a CDS encoding carotenoid oxygenase family protein, giving the protein MQTIDKKKSTKKAWAKALAQPAKEFPQTPLQILSGKIPEGLRGTLYRNGPARLQRNGLQMGHWFDGDGAILAVHFTDSGATGLYRYVQTVGYQEEEAKDRLLYGNYGMTAPGPIWNQWLKPIKNAANTSVLALPDKLLALWEGGKPHGLDLQTLATLGEDDLGALTVGMPYSAHYKRDPQTGEIFNFGVTPGLNAILNIYRSDKSGKIVQKASHALDGVPLVHDFVFAGQYLVFCIPPVRLNLLPTAIGLSDFGHALQWQSNKGTQILVVDRHTLQVVSRGEAEPWYQWHFANGYVDAGGAVIVDIVRYPDFQTNQYLREVATGETHTLAVSTLWRMCLDPLTGKVKAMAEIMDRHCEFPVVPPQHQGQASSQTYLTVQRTGVDSRKEIFGAIARFDHKTDTLTVADSGENRYCSEAIYAPDSQNPDKGWVITVVYDGNCDKLGTACAKGDRSEVWIYDADGLDKEPACKLELPSVIPHSFHGTWKPA